From the Kribbella sp. CA-293567 genome, the window GGTGCTGCGACAGCTCGCGATCCAGCCTGCCCGGTGTCACTCCGGACGCCTGGATCAACCAGCAGTACGCCGAGCTGGCGGCGCCGGCCACCGGTCGCGGGTTCGTCATCTCCCGCGCCTACGGCTCGCTCCAGGCGGGTGGCTACGGCAATCCTCTCCCGCTGGCCACCGGTCCCTGGGCCGACAAGCGCAGCACCCTGCACTTCACCGGCGACACGGCATCGAACTGGAGCACGCTCCGGCTCGAGGTCGGTGCCACGCCGGCCGAGTCGGTGGCCACCGGCCTGTCGGCGATCAGCCACGACATCGGCGGCCACAACGACACCACCGGACTGCCCGGCAGCGAGACCTACCTGTCCGGCGGGCAGCAGCGGCGGACGAACAAGCTGCCCGACGACATGTACGCACGCTGGGTCCAGCTCGGCACGTTCCAGCCGATCGACCGGCTGCACAGCAACCACAGCGATCGGCTGCCCTGGCAGTACGGAACCGAGGCCGCGAAGTCCGCGACCAAGTTCCTGAACCTGCGCGAGAACCTGGTGCCCTACACCTACACACTCGCGCAGCAGGCGACGGCGACCGGCGTACCGATGGTGCGGCCGATGTACCTGGAGTACCCGGAGGAGCAAGCCGCCTACGCCACCGCCGGCAGCCAGTACCTCTACGGTCCGGACCTGCTCGTGGCCCCCGTGACGACACCCGGAACGCAGTCGACCACCACGGTCTGGTTCCCGCCGGGTCAGTGGACCGACTACTTCACCGGCAAGGTCTACGCCGGCGGCACCACCCAGCAGATCACCAGCGACCTCGGCACCATGCCGGTCTTCCAACGCTCCGGCGGCATCACCACCACCCGCAGCACGAACGTGACCAACGACGTCCAGAACCCGCTGACGAAGGTCACCGCGACCATCGCGACCGGCGCCTCCGGGCGCTTCACCCTCTACGAGGACGACGGCACGACGACCGACCAGACCCTGAACGCGACCACGAACCTCACCTACCAGGAGACTCCCGGCCGTCACCAGTTGACGATCGACGCGACCCAGGGCCGGTTCCCCGGGCAGGTCACCGAACGCGAGTGGACGGTGAAACTCCTCGGCGTCACGGCCGCGCCGGAGCGCATCAGCCTCAACGGCCAGCGGCTCGACCCGCAGAAGTGGACCTGGGACAGCGCGAGCCGGACCCTCACGATCAACGCGCCTTCCCAACGAACCCGGACTCCGCTCCGCATCTCCTACTGAAACCGCGACCGGACACCTCGCCGCTTCCCTGCGGCGAGGTGTCCGGTCGATCGGCGTGACGCCTACTCCTTGGTGGCAAGGTTTTCGATCGGTGGGGTGCGGAGAAGTTTGCTGATCGGAAGGATCGTGGTGGTCATCGCGAGCAGGCTGGCTCCGCCCAGTACCGCTGCCCAGCCGAGCGGCGGGATGTACGGAACCGGATCGCCGGTCAGGGTGGCTACCACGGCCACCAAGGTGACTGCGGCGATGGTCGCGCCGATCGCCAGGGCGACGCCGAGCAGGCCGGCTTGCTCTGCGTGGATCATCCGCTTGACCTGACGACGGGTCACGCCGCTCAGCCGCAGCAAGGCCAGTTCCCGGCGCCGGGCCAGCGCGGCCATCACCATCGTGTTGGCAGCAGCCAGGGCGGCGTAGCCGACCATGACGCCGATCAGCAGTTTGTTCAACCAGGCGCTGAGGGCAAGGTCGGTGGCCAGTGCGCCGGTGACATCGCCGGCCGCCAGCAGCGTGCTGCTGGGGTAGCGGGCCGCGACCTTGGCCAGCGCTGCATCGGCGTCCGCGCCGGGGGCAGTGCGGATCAGCACCTCGTCGAGGCCCGCACCGACGGTCTCCCGGCTGAGGATCACGTCGCCGAATCCGAGGCCCCGCTGGTAGATCGCGGCCACCCGCAACTTCTTCGCGGTACCGTCGCCAAGCCAGACCTCCGCCTGCTCCCCCACCTTCCAGCCCTGGGAAGACGCCCGCAGCCCCGAGACCGCGATGCTGTCGCCGCGGAGGTCGCTCAGGTTGCCGTTCTCGACCTTCAGGTCCATCGTCGACGCGGCGTCGCCGGGGTCGATCGCGCGGGCACTGACGACTTCGGCGCCGTCCATGATCCTGACGATCACCGAGGTACGCCGTACGCCGGTGACCGCCTCGACCCCCGGCACACCGCGCAGTTCGCCGACAGCGTCAGCGGGCAGACCTGCCGGGGCGGTCAGCACGTGTTGCGCGAGCATCCCGTCGCGGCTCTGGTCGAGGGTCGCCCGCTCCAGGTTGTCCTGCAGGAACCACACCGAACCACCGAAGCCGACCGACAGGACCAACGCGGTGAGCACGGTCGCCATCCCCTGCGCGTTCGCCTTCAGGTTGGCGGTCGCGAGAAACCCGCTGGTGCCCCAGAAACGCTGCAGGACAGGCGCCAGCAACCGGGCAGCGAACCTGTTGATCCACGGCGCGAGCAGGCCGACCGCGATGACGAACAGGTACAGCATGCCGATCGCGGCCGCCAGCGCTGTCTGGCCGCCCAGGCTGACAGTGGCCACGCTCGAAGACAGCGCACCCACCAGCGTCACCAGACCGAACCCGAGGCGGATCTTGCTGTTGCCGGCCGACTCGACAGCCGATTCGCCGAGCGCCTCGGTGGGCCGGATGGCGGTGATCCGCCGAGCAGCGATCAGGGTCGCGAGCACCGCGAAGACCGTGGTGACGATCACCGCTGCCAACGCGGCCAGAGCGCCGTTGGCCATGGGGAAACCAGCGGGAACGAAACCCCGGCTGGTCAGTTCGCCGACTGCCCAGCGCGTCGTGAGGAGACCGGCCGGCACTCCCATCACCGCGGCGGCGGCACCCGTCAACGCCGCCTCAGCCATCAGCATCCGGCGTACCTGACCTGGCTTGGCGCCGATCGCCCGCAGCAGTGCGAGATCGCGGCGACGGTGCCGGACGGACAGGCCGACCGTGCCGGCCACCACGCAGATGATCAGCAGGACGATGTAGCCACCGAAGGCCGCACCAACCTGAATCAGAAGATCACTCGCTTGACCAGCGGCGCCGGACTCTTCGGCTTTCGCCCGATCGTCCCCGGTGTAAGCCTTGGCCGAAGCAGGCTCCGCGAGCCGGCCGACCGCGGCCGCGACGGCGGGCTGATCAGCATCGGGGGCCGTGATGACGCCGATGGCGTCCACGCGGCCGGGGTGCGGCGCGAACGCCGCGGCCTGGGAGTCGGTGAAGAACGCCGCGGCCGGCTGGCCGTTGCCGGTCGTCTGCTCGGCGAAGCCGCTGACGCGAAAGCGATGCGCGGTACCGGCGATCGTCAGCTCAACCGACTGGCCCACGCGCAACGCCGTACCGGCCAGCCGCCGGTCGAGGACGATGTCGCCGGCCTTGCTCGGTTGCGTCCCACCAGTCAGCCGGTACGGCGTGAGCGCGGCGCTGCTCCAGCCGCGGCCGAGTGCCGCGCCGAATGCCTGCGCCTGGACCGGAATGGAGTGATCGGGGACGGCAGCCACCACTCCTGGTACCTGCCGGATCTGGTCGACCAGCTCAGCCGGCACCGTGCCGCCGTCGGGCAAGGTCACCGTCGTCTTGTACGGATCGCCGCCGAACTCCTTGCCGGTGAAGGTGATGTCGCGATCGGCGACCACAATGGCGGCAGCGGCGTACCGCTGGGTCTCGGGCCGGTACCGAAGACCCGACTCGACCAGCATTCCCATCGTGGTCAGGATCATCACGCCCACCGCAAGGGCGAGCAGAGTCGCGACGACGCTTCCTGGGCGTCGGCGAAGCATGCTGAAGGCAAGGTTCGTCATCGGTCAGCCCTCCCGGCTCAGCCGCGGGCGGCGACCGAGGGAGGCCAACTGCTCGGCGATCCGGTCGGCGCCGGGCTGCGGCAGGTCGGCGACGATCCGGCCGTCGGCGAGCACCACGACGCGATCGGCGTACGACGCGGCCACCGGATCGTGGGTGACCATGATGACCGTCTGGCCGTGCTCGTCGACCGTCGATCGCAACAGGCCGAGGACCTCGGCCGCGGTCTGGGTGTCGAGCGCGCCGGTCGGCTCGTCGCAGAAGATGACGTCGGGACGCATCGCCAGCGCTCGCGCGATCGCGACTCGTTGCTGCTGGCCCCCGGACAGCTGGGCCGGCCGATGCCGCAGGCGCGAACCGAGATCGACCCGCTCGACCACCTCGGCCAGCCAGCGACGGTCGGGGCGCGCACCGGACAGCCTCAGCGGCAGGGTGATGTTCTCCTCGACCGTCAGCGCGCCGATCAGGTTGAAGGCCTGGAAGACGAACCCGACCTTGGTCCGGCGGAGCTCGGTGAGCTTGGTCTCCGACAGCCCGGACAGCTCCGTGTCGCCGATCCAGACCCGGCCGGAGCTGGGGCGATCGAGCCCCGCGGCGGTCTGCAGCAGGGTGCTCTTGCCGGAGCCCGACGGTCCCATCACGGCAGTGAAGGTGCCTCGGTCGAAGGTGGCCTGGACGCCGTCCAGCGCGGTCACCGGCTGGCCGCCGGCGGCGTAGACCCGGGTGAGCTGCTCGACCCGTACGGCGGCTGGGGTGGTGGGGACGACGAGCAGTTCGCGGTCCGGTGTCGCGGTGAGTGAAGGCATACCAGAACGCTATGGCGATCGGGACGCCCGCAACATGCAGCCTTCGGGTCAACGGAGGTGGTGCAGGCACCACCTCCGTCACCGGCGCTGGCTGCCGTCCAGGTAGCGCAGTACGGCGGTCACGCGGCGGTCGGCGCTGTCGTCGGGCGCCAAGTCGAGCTTGGCGAAGATGTTGCGGATGTGCTTGTGCACGGCGCCTTCGGTGACGAACATCCGCTCGGCGATGACGGTGTTGCCGAGCCCTTCGGCCATCAGGGCGAGGACATCGCGTTCGCGCGGGCTCAGCCGTTCCAGCGTGCTGTCCGGACGGCGTCGCGCCAGCAACTGGCCGACGACCTCGGGGTCGACCGCCGTCCCACCGTCCGCGACCCGATGCAGTGCGGTGAGGAACTCGTCGACCCGGCCCACCCGCTCCTTCAGCAGGTAGCCCAGCCCCACTGCTCCCCCGGCCAGCAGCTCGGTCGCGAAAGCCTGCTCGACGTAGGCGGACAGCACCAGCACCGCCAACCGCGGATGCCTGCGCCGCGCCTCCACCGCTGCCACGATCCCTTCGTCGGTGTGGGTGGGCGGCATCCGGACGTCGACGATGGCCACGTCAGGCTCGTGTTCGTCGACAGCGATCAGGAAGGACTCCGGCGAATCGGTCGTTGCGACCACGTCCAGCCCTTCGGCGCGCAGCAACAGCGCCAGCCCCTCCCGCAACAGGGCGTCGTCCTCGGCGATCACGATCCGCATGGCAGCTCCACTCGCAGTACTGTCGGCCCGCCGGCCGGGCTGGTCAGGGTCAGGCTGCCGTCGAAAGCCTCGACCCGCCTCCGGATGCCGGTCAGGCCGGAGCCACGGCGCTCGTCGGCACCGCCGCGCCCATCATCCTCGATGACGATCACCAACTGGTCGCGCT encodes:
- a CDS encoding ABC transporter permease, which encodes MTNLAFSMLRRRPGSVVATLLALAVGVMILTTMGMLVESGLRYRPETQRYAAAAIVVADRDITFTGKEFGGDPYKTTVTLPDGGTVPAELVDQIRQVPGVVAAVPDHSIPVQAQAFGAALGRGWSSAALTPYRLTGGTQPSKAGDIVLDRRLAGTALRVGQSVELTIAGTAHRFRVSGFAEQTTGNGQPAAAFFTDSQAAAFAPHPGRVDAIGVITAPDADQPAVAAAVGRLAEPASAKAYTGDDRAKAEESGAAGQASDLLIQVGAAFGGYIVLLIICVVAGTVGLSVRHRRRDLALLRAIGAKPGQVRRMLMAEAALTGAAAAVMGVPAGLLTTRWAVGELTSRGFVPAGFPMANGALAALAAVIVTTVFAVLATLIAARRITAIRPTEALGESAVESAGNSKIRLGFGLVTLVGALSSSVATVSLGGQTALAAAIGMLYLFVIAVGLLAPWINRFAARLLAPVLQRFWGTSGFLATANLKANAQGMATVLTALVLSVGFGGSVWFLQDNLERATLDQSRDGMLAQHVLTAPAGLPADAVGELRGVPGVEAVTGVRRTSVIVRIMDGAEVVSARAIDPGDAASTMDLKVENGNLSDLRGDSIAVSGLRASSQGWKVGEQAEVWLGDGTAKKLRVAAIYQRGLGFGDVILSRETVGAGLDEVLIRTAPGADADAALAKVAARYPSSTLLAAGDVTGALATDLALSAWLNKLLIGVMVGYAALAAANTMVMAALARRRELALLRLSGVTRRQVKRMIHAEQAGLLGVALAIGATIAAVTLVAVVATLTGDPVPYIPPLGWAAVLGGASLLAMTTTILPISKLLRTPPIENLATKE
- a CDS encoding ABC transporter ATP-binding protein: MPSLTATPDRELLVVPTTPAAVRVEQLTRVYAAGGQPVTALDGVQATFDRGTFTAVMGPSGSGKSTLLQTAAGLDRPSSGRVWIGDTELSGLSETKLTELRRTKVGFVFQAFNLIGALTVEENITLPLRLSGARPDRRWLAEVVERVDLGSRLRHRPAQLSGGQQQRVAIARALAMRPDVIFCDEPTGALDTQTAAEVLGLLRSTVDEHGQTVIMVTHDPVAASYADRVVVLADGRIVADLPQPGADRIAEQLASLGRRPRLSREG
- a CDS encoding response regulator transcription factor, which codes for MRIVIAEDDALLREGLALLLRAEGLDVVATTDSPESFLIAVDEHEPDVAIVDVRMPPTHTDEGIVAAVEARRRHPRLAVLVLSAYVEQAFATELLAGGAVGLGYLLKERVGRVDEFLTALHRVADGGTAVDPEVVGQLLARRRPDSTLERLSPRERDVLALMAEGLGNTVIAERMFVTEGAVHKHIRNIFAKLDLAPDDSADRRVTAVLRYLDGSQRR